Proteins encoded by one window of Triplophysa rosa linkage group LG19, Trosa_1v2, whole genome shotgun sequence:
- the uck1 gene encoding uridine-cytidine kinase 1, whose amino-acid sequence MNSAGLLCDTERPRHRPFLIGVSGGTASGKSTVCAKIMELLGQNKVDHRQRKVTIVSQDSFYRVLTPEQKAKALKGQYNFDHPDAFDTEFMCQTLKDIVEGKVVEVPTYDFVTHSRLQEKIRVYPADVVLFEGILVFYTQEVRDMFHMKLFVDTDSDVRLSRRVLRDMKRGRDLEQILSQYTTFVKPAFEEFCLPTKKYADVIIPRGVDNMVAINLIVQHIQDILNGDICKWQRGAVNGHAHGRSQKRGVAEHDEISAAVNLLPKRPLLEPSTRPH is encoded by the exons ATGAATTCAGCTGGCCTGTTGTGCGACACCGAGCGGCCGCGACACCGTCCGTTTTTGATCGGGGTGAGCGGAGGAACCGCGAGTGGAAAG TCCACAGTGTGCGCCAAAATCATGGAGCTGCTGGGTCAGAACAAGGTGGACCACCGTCAGCGTAAGGTCACCATCGTCAGTCAGGACAGTTTCTACCGGGTCCTTACTCCAGAACAAAAGGCCAAAGCTTTAAAGGGCCAGTACAACTTTGACCATCCAG ATGCGTTTGATACAGAGTTCATGTGTCAGACTCTGAAGGACATCGTTGAAGGGAAAGTGGTGGAGGTTCCTACATATGACTTTGTCACGCATTCCAG GCTGCAGGAGAAGATTCGCGTGTACCCCGCTGATGTGGTGCTGTTTGAGGGTATTCTGGTGTTTTACACGCAGGAGGTCAGAGATATGTTTCACATGAAGCTGTTCGTTGACACTGATTCAGATGTGCGTCTGTCTCGCAGAG tTCTGCGGGACATGAAAAGAGGCCGAGATCTCGAACAGATTCTTTCACAATACACAACCTTTGTAAAACCTGCCTTTGAAGAATTCTGCCTTCCG ACCAAGAAATATGCAGATGTTATAATACCTCGAGGAGTTGATAACATGG tgGCGATAAACCTGATTGTTCAGCATATTCAGGACATTCTAAATGGGGACATCTGTAAATGGCAGAGGGGCGCTGTGAATGGACACGCCCATGGGCGGAGTCAAAAGAGGGGTGTGGCTGAACACGACGAGATATCCGCCGCAGTTAATCTCCTGCCAAAACGACCCCTGCTGGAGCCCAGCACGCGACCGcattaa